The following are from one region of the Paraglaciecola sp. L1A13 genome:
- the putA gene encoding bifunctional proline dehydrogenase/L-glutamate gamma-semialdehyde dehydrogenase PutA yields the protein MLFDGNLVTESAIRQKIRDFYRIDENLAVEHILPDAEVNMRARSRAWERARKMVLQIRNDQEGTGVVEALLNEYSLSSAEGVVLMCLAEALLRVPDKGTQDKLISDKLSKGQWSSHLGNSDSLFVNASSWGLLLTGGLVNYANQQNKFGFLKKTLGKVGEPVIRKAMNIAMKVMGQQFVMGETIEDAVQRAEEKERKGYVYSYDMLGEGARTQKDADDYYTAYAQAIEVIGKAAKGKGPRKSPGISVKLSAIHPRYEFTHRERVMAEIPPKLKQLCLLAKQYDIGLTVDAEESERLDISLDVIEQVFSDPDLAGWSGFGLAVQSYQKRALYVIDWLRELTEKVGRKMMVRLVKGAYWDTEIKNAQKDGLEHFPVFTRKSSTDVSYHACANRLLDFRDTIYPQFATHNAYTAAVIIELAGDDKEGFEFQCLHGMGDSLYDQIVTVENIQCRIYAPVGEHEDLLAYLVRRLLENGANSSFVNAIVDESRPVESLLEDPVEKTQRLKFKYNDQIQKPIALFGEERDNSKGIDVTDINQITPLKAAVDRWLDDHLLTEDQVPEGCHAVRNPANVDEIIGFHQFDTQHEMAAKLTTAHETFATWSQTPMKERADLLRRIADILERNIDELIALCIKEAGKVTSDGVDEVREAVDFCRYYAARAEKLAEDDRLAPRGVVLCISPWNFPLAIFLGQVAAALVTGNTVIAKPAEQTSLIALRALQLMEYVGLPAGVVQAVIAQGPDVGEVLLPDERIKAVMFTGSTVTGNIIANALAQRGGEQVPLIAETGGQNCMIVDSTALPEQVVDDVIASGFQSAGQRCSALRVLFLQEEIADTVTEMLIGALQEMSVGDPAYLATDIGPVIDQKALANLQAHAADMQKNGTLLYECKVPANKGTFFAPKLYEIADISVLKREVFGPCVHIVRFKADDLENTVEKINATGFGLTMGIHTRIDMRAMELVKLSRAGNVYVNRNMIGAIVGVQPFGGRGLSGTGPKAGGPNYLPRLMLEKSTPRPVSELLPNTDSALQSDEKATQQAAQFMKNAHATEHEWRLTDLNTRISSVRQLLAKLAKVGIVEELAEDLNSTLAAARSQLISIEKRLKKPKVLPGPTGESNVLYLEPRGILVCFADKDVTFEYWTLSIVTALATGNVVIAVVSELFYDEAIEFREQFIATGAPEGVFQVAKLHHLQALLAEDALTGVVIDSNSDRSSYMVKMLAKRTGAILPVITAEYNDHLIQRLLTEKTVSIDTTASGGNTSLMTLVEEEEDDE from the coding sequence ATGTTGTTTGACGGTAACTTAGTCACTGAATCAGCCATTCGTCAAAAAATTCGTGATTTTTATCGAATTGATGAAAACCTTGCCGTTGAACATATTCTGCCTGACGCAGAAGTGAATATGCGTGCCCGCAGCCGAGCTTGGGAACGAGCGCGTAAAATGGTGCTGCAAATTCGAAATGATCAGGAAGGTACCGGCGTAGTTGAAGCGCTACTTAACGAGTACTCTCTATCTTCTGCCGAGGGCGTAGTATTAATGTGTTTGGCCGAAGCGTTGTTACGAGTGCCAGACAAAGGTACTCAAGACAAATTGATCAGCGATAAATTATCCAAAGGTCAGTGGAGTTCACACTTAGGCAACAGCGACTCATTATTTGTAAATGCCTCATCTTGGGGTTTGCTATTAACCGGTGGTTTGGTTAATTATGCCAATCAACAAAACAAATTTGGTTTCCTGAAAAAAACTTTGGGAAAGGTTGGCGAGCCGGTTATCCGTAAAGCCATGAACATCGCGATGAAAGTGATGGGCCAACAGTTTGTTATGGGCGAAACCATCGAAGATGCAGTGCAGCGCGCTGAAGAAAAAGAGCGCAAAGGTTATGTGTACTCGTATGACATGCTTGGTGAAGGTGCGAGAACCCAAAAAGATGCGGACGATTATTATACTGCTTATGCACAAGCGATTGAAGTAATAGGCAAAGCGGCGAAAGGGAAAGGTCCGAGAAAGAGCCCAGGGATCTCAGTGAAGTTATCAGCCATCCACCCGCGCTATGAATTTACCCATAGAGAAAGGGTTATGGCGGAAATCCCCCCCAAACTAAAACAATTATGTTTATTAGCCAAACAATACGATATTGGCTTAACCGTTGATGCTGAAGAATCAGAACGGCTAGATATTTCTTTAGACGTGATTGAACAGGTATTCAGTGACCCTGACTTGGCAGGCTGGAGTGGCTTTGGTTTAGCTGTACAGTCTTATCAAAAACGTGCGTTATATGTTATCGACTGGTTGCGAGAACTGACCGAAAAAGTTGGGCGCAAAATGATGGTCAGACTGGTCAAAGGCGCATACTGGGATACTGAAATAAAGAATGCGCAAAAAGATGGATTAGAACACTTTCCAGTTTTTACCCGTAAGTCATCTACCGATGTGTCTTATCATGCTTGTGCCAACCGTTTACTGGATTTCCGCGACACGATTTACCCACAATTTGCCACCCATAATGCCTATACTGCCGCCGTCATAATAGAATTGGCTGGTGATGATAAAGAAGGGTTTGAATTTCAGTGCCTGCACGGTATGGGTGATAGCCTTTATGATCAAATAGTCACTGTAGAAAATATTCAATGCCGTATTTACGCTCCAGTTGGTGAACACGAAGACTTATTGGCTTATCTTGTACGCCGCCTGCTTGAAAACGGTGCTAACTCTTCTTTTGTTAATGCTATCGTCGACGAATCCAGACCTGTTGAATCATTACTCGAAGATCCTGTTGAGAAAACCCAACGATTGAAATTTAAATATAACGACCAGATCCAGAAACCCATCGCGTTGTTTGGCGAAGAAAGAGACAACTCCAAAGGTATCGATGTCACCGATATTAATCAAATCACGCCGCTTAAAGCCGCCGTGGATCGCTGGCTTGACGACCACCTATTGACTGAAGATCAAGTACCTGAAGGTTGCCATGCAGTGCGCAATCCTGCCAATGTAGATGAAATTATTGGCTTTCACCAATTCGATACTCAGCACGAAATGGCCGCTAAGTTAACCACTGCGCACGAAACCTTTGCGACTTGGTCGCAAACCCCCATGAAGGAACGCGCGGACTTGCTGCGACGTATCGCTGACATTCTTGAACGTAATATCGATGAGCTGATTGCTCTGTGTATTAAAGAAGCTGGAAAAGTTACATCTGATGGAGTAGATGAAGTCCGCGAAGCGGTAGATTTTTGTCGCTATTACGCTGCTCGCGCGGAAAAACTTGCAGAAGACGACAGACTCGCACCTCGTGGTGTAGTGCTGTGTATCAGTCCGTGGAACTTCCCATTGGCCATATTTTTAGGTCAAGTAGCAGCGGCACTGGTAACCGGCAACACCGTCATTGCCAAACCCGCTGAGCAAACAAGCTTAATTGCTTTGCGTGCTCTGCAATTAATGGAGTATGTAGGTTTACCCGCAGGTGTGGTTCAGGCTGTTATCGCACAAGGCCCTGATGTAGGTGAAGTCTTATTACCTGATGAACGTATCAAAGCAGTTATGTTTACCGGTTCAACCGTTACCGGCAATATTATCGCTAACGCATTGGCCCAAAGAGGCGGTGAGCAAGTCCCTCTAATAGCCGAGACAGGCGGACAAAACTGCATGATTGTGGATTCAACCGCCCTGCCCGAGCAAGTGGTCGATGACGTTATCGCTTCTGGCTTTCAAAGCGCTGGCCAGCGTTGTTCAGCCTTGCGTGTATTGTTTTTACAGGAAGAAATCGCCGATACCGTGACCGAAATGTTGATTGGTGCACTACAGGAAATGAGCGTGGGTGATCCAGCCTATTTGGCTACTGATATTGGCCCCGTTATTGATCAAAAAGCGTTGGCCAACTTGCAAGCGCACGCTGCCGATATGCAAAAAAATGGTACCTTATTATATGAGTGTAAAGTTCCTGCTAACAAGGGTACCTTCTTTGCGCCCAAGCTTTATGAAATAGCAGATATCTCAGTCCTCAAGCGTGAAGTGTTCGGCCCCTGTGTGCATATTGTACGCTTTAAGGCAGATGATTTAGAAAACACAGTTGAAAAAATTAATGCCACAGGCTTTGGTTTAACCATGGGGATTCATACGCGAATTGATATGCGCGCTATGGAGTTGGTAAAACTCTCCCGAGCCGGTAACGTTTATGTAAACCGTAATATGATTGGCGCTATAGTCGGCGTTCAACCTTTTGGTGGACGCGGTCTATCAGGCACTGGCCCTAAAGCAGGCGGGCCTAACTACTTGCCACGCCTAATGCTAGAAAAGTCGACCCCAAGGCCGGTAAGTGAATTGTTGCCTAATACAGATTCAGCACTGCAAAGTGATGAAAAAGCAACGCAACAAGCTGCTCAGTTTATGAAAAATGCCCACGCTACCGAACATGAATGGCGACTGACAGATCTAAATACCCGTATCTCTTCGGTTCGTCAATTGCTCGCAAAGTTAGCTAAGGTAGGCATAGTTGAAGAATTGGCTGAAGATTTAAACTCCACGTTAGCCGCGGCTCGCTCTCAGTTGATCAGTATCGAAAAACGTTTGAAAAAGCCCAAAGTATTACCTGGGCCAACGGGCGAATCTAATGTGCTGTACCTTGAACCCAGAGGGATCCTGGTTTGTTTTGCTGATAAAGACGTAACGTTTGAGTATTGGACTCTGTCTATTGTGACCGCACTAGCAACAGGGAACGTCGTCATTGCCGTAGTGTCTGAATTGTTTTACGACGAAGCTATTGAATTTCGCGAACAGTTTATTGCTACCGGTGCGCCTGAAGGCGTGTTCCAAGTGGCTAAGCTGCATCACTTGCAAGCATTGTTGGCGGAAGATGCACTTACAGGTGTGGTAATAGACAGTAACAGTGATCGTTCTAGTTATATGGTCAAAATGCTCGCCAAACGTACAGGGGCAATATTGCCTGTTATTACCGCCGAGTATAATGATCACCTGATCCAACGTTTGCTAACCGAAAAAACCGTCAGTATCGATACTACCGCATCTGGCGGTAATACCTCACTTATGACGTTGGTTGAAGAAGAAGAAGACGACGAGTAA
- a CDS encoding dipeptidase translates to MNTLLKLALLLTMSFVNIVYAGMPVENLSAEQSSRIVQNVKIQPTDTFDNFLEQLLSSSVLTGQSITQLSTAQQSTVEKNVLSLTVKKYRAKETLTASELHMMQRLLGLYSRLKYGQDAINTLAKLVAIPTFNVAGLAQHNNPQFKKMASVLAKMAQDFNLEFRNIDNRVYEVSLKGSSKELVGIHAHADVVPVTPSLWVLEDGTKLDPFHLTRIGDRMYGRGTEDDKNGIVVTMYAMKVIQEENIPLLRNIHLLIDTTEETSSQAIPYYFARNPTPKYNLALDGNYPVVIAEKGSGGVMANFPVRPGQTNASASAEIVTITGGLAMNQIPSASVATITSSNHKSLMLKLNQFSANFVAANGGDFSIEAVSDSQFVTLTVKGVSAHSSDPESGVNPVSRMFAFIEFVQHQEAVFKFNHITDAANYIMANWGLSSFGDTLNIDYAHDFMGPLTTAVTFIALDDKNLQVGVNLRLPVGRDVNTLKQDISSKLHAWQKDSAINVAFKIGMREPMYRNPKGQWVNALVDVATENLSMPREFGSSSGGTSVHNLPNGVQFGLAMPHEKYTGHNANEYKRVEQFLLDMQIITEMIARVGQLPSLE, encoded by the coding sequence TTGAATACTTTGTTAAAGCTCGCGTTGTTGCTGACAATGAGTTTCGTGAATATCGTTTATGCTGGGATGCCAGTTGAGAATTTATCGGCTGAGCAGTCGAGTCGCATAGTCCAAAACGTGAAAATACAACCTACAGACACGTTTGATAATTTTTTAGAGCAGTTACTCTCGTCTTCTGTTCTAACTGGCCAAAGCATTACCCAACTGAGTACTGCCCAACAAAGTACTGTCGAAAAAAATGTCCTGTCGCTGACAGTTAAAAAGTATCGCGCGAAAGAAACCCTGACAGCATCCGAATTGCATATGATGCAGCGCTTATTAGGCCTATATTCACGACTGAAATACGGTCAAGATGCCATCAACACCTTGGCAAAATTAGTGGCAATCCCCACTTTTAACGTCGCAGGTTTGGCGCAACATAACAATCCACAATTTAAAAAAATGGCCAGCGTGTTAGCTAAAATGGCGCAAGATTTCAATTTGGAATTTCGTAATATCGACAATCGCGTTTACGAAGTCTCTCTTAAAGGTAGCTCAAAAGAATTGGTGGGTATTCATGCCCATGCCGACGTAGTGCCGGTTACGCCTTCATTATGGGTACTAGAAGATGGAACAAAACTTGACCCCTTCCATCTAACCCGTATTGGTGATCGTATGTATGGCCGAGGCACTGAAGATGACAAAAACGGCATAGTAGTTACCATGTACGCAATGAAAGTCATTCAGGAAGAAAACATTCCGTTACTACGTAATATTCATTTATTGATTGATACCACCGAAGAAACCTCATCTCAGGCCATACCTTATTATTTTGCCCGGAATCCTACGCCTAAATATAATCTGGCCCTAGACGGTAATTATCCAGTGGTGATAGCGGAAAAAGGCTCAGGTGGCGTTATGGCTAACTTTCCAGTACGCCCAGGACAAACTAATGCCAGCGCGAGTGCTGAAATTGTGACAATCACCGGTGGCTTAGCCATGAATCAAATTCCTTCAGCCAGTGTTGCCACGATTACCAGCTCCAATCATAAATCACTAATGTTAAAACTTAATCAATTTTCTGCCAACTTTGTGGCCGCCAATGGGGGCGACTTTTCTATTGAAGCCGTGTCTGATTCACAATTTGTAACCCTTACGGTTAAAGGCGTATCAGCCCATTCATCGGATCCTGAGTCTGGTGTTAACCCTGTCTCAAGAATGTTTGCGTTTATTGAATTTGTACAGCACCAAGAAGCTGTTTTTAAGTTTAATCATATAACTGACGCGGCCAATTATATAATGGCCAACTGGGGACTGAGTTCTTTTGGCGACACTCTGAACATTGATTATGCTCATGATTTCATGGGACCACTGACTACCGCAGTAACGTTTATTGCCCTTGATGATAAAAATTTACAAGTGGGTGTCAACTTGCGTTTGCCTGTGGGGCGAGATGTAAATACGTTAAAACAAGACATTTCTAGCAAACTACATGCTTGGCAAAAAGACAGTGCTATAAACGTGGCGTTTAAAATTGGTATGCGTGAACCCATGTATCGTAACCCGAAAGGCCAATGGGTGAATGCGTTAGTCGACGTCGCCACCGAAAACTTGTCGATGCCCCGCGAGTTTGGCTCGTCTAGTGGCGGCACATCGGTGCATAATTTACCCAATGGGGTACAATTTGGCCTTGCCATGCCCCACGAAAAATACACCGGACATAACGCCAATGAATATAAACGCGTTGAGCAATTTTTACTTGATATGCAAATTATCACCGAAATGATTGCCCGTGTGGGGCAATTGCCCAGTTTAGAGTAA
- a CDS encoding DEAD/DEAH box helicase: protein MSFSALGLCDELLKVVAEQGYTVASPIQIEAIPAVLSQRDVVAVAQTGTGKTAGFTLPVLQLLSGGLSAKPQSVRALIITPTRELAAQVAKSVENYSRLVNIRSGAVFGGVRIEPQISQLEDGLDVLVATPGRLIDLYNQQAINFAQLEILVLDEADRMLDLGFVNDIHHIQTLLPAKRQSLLFSATFSKDIKSLARGMLNNPLMIEVAVPNSTIDTVKQKIYSVDKARKNDLLIHLIKTQNWRQALVFSRTKQGADSLVMQLEKAGISAASIHANRTQHARTHALDGFKNGRVKILVATDIASRGIDVNQLPCVVNFDFPYVPEDYVHRIGRTGRAGNSGLAISLFSEDEAKQLQSIERLIGRKFEREIIPAFAPTHKAPITKVANNKKLVNMLDDDEYGNFEADPQPNSREKPQGRAKRASNASNHKRRK, encoded by the coding sequence ATGTCTTTTAGCGCCTTAGGCTTGTGCGATGAGCTATTAAAAGTGGTTGCAGAGCAAGGCTACACCGTGGCATCACCGATACAGATTGAAGCGATCCCAGCTGTGTTGAGTCAGCGTGATGTTGTGGCTGTGGCGCAAACTGGTACCGGCAAAACCGCTGGTTTTACGCTACCTGTACTGCAATTATTGTCTGGTGGTTTAAGCGCAAAACCACAAAGTGTGCGAGCGTTAATTATTACGCCGACCCGTGAACTTGCTGCTCAGGTGGCTAAGAGCGTTGAAAATTATAGCCGTCTGGTAAATATTCGTTCCGGGGCCGTGTTCGGAGGTGTAAGGATTGAGCCTCAGATATCCCAACTAGAAGATGGTCTGGATGTTCTGGTTGCTACACCTGGTCGTTTAATTGATCTCTATAATCAGCAAGCAATTAACTTTGCTCAGTTAGAAATACTGGTTTTAGACGAAGCTGACCGCATGTTAGATTTGGGCTTTGTCAACGATATTCATCACATCCAAACGTTGTTACCAGCTAAACGTCAAAGTTTATTGTTTTCAGCGACATTTTCAAAAGACATCAAGTCACTTGCCAGAGGCATGTTAAATAACCCGCTTATGATTGAAGTAGCGGTGCCAAACAGTACTATCGATACGGTTAAACAGAAAATATATTCGGTCGACAAAGCGCGTAAAAATGACTTATTGATCCACCTGATTAAGACACAGAATTGGCGTCAAGCTTTAGTATTTAGTCGAACCAAGCAGGGGGCCGATAGTTTAGTCATGCAGCTAGAGAAGGCTGGTATTAGTGCAGCATCCATTCATGCTAACAGAACACAACACGCTCGCACTCATGCATTAGATGGCTTTAAAAACGGGCGTGTTAAGATATTGGTTGCCACTGACATCGCATCTAGGGGGATTGATGTTAATCAATTACCTTGCGTTGTTAACTTTGACTTTCCTTATGTGCCAGAAGACTACGTGCATAGAATTGGTCGTACAGGCCGTGCTGGCAACTCGGGTTTGGCCATTTCATTGTTTAGCGAAGATGAAGCCAAGCAATTACAGTCTATTGAACGCCTTATCGGCCGCAAGTTTGAACGTGAGATCATTCCTGCTTTTGCACCTACACACAAAGCGCCTATTACTAAAGTGGCCAATAACAAAAAACTAGTCAACATGCTCGATGATGACGAATACGGTAATTTTGAAGCTGACCCTCAGCCTAATTCTCGAGAAAAGCCTCAAGGGCGAGCAAAACGCGCGAGTAATGCTTCTAATCATAAACGGCGTAAGTAG
- a CDS encoding DUF3297 family protein: MNDTKALPELPDRLSGNPRSKFHVEEIFEHNIGIRLNGKEHTNVEEYCISEGWVKIPSPKALDRRGQPLLITLKGTVEAFYS, translated from the coding sequence ATGAACGACACTAAAGCGCTACCCGAGTTACCGGATCGCCTTTCGGGTAATCCCCGCAGCAAATTTCATGTGGAAGAAATTTTTGAGCATAACATAGGTATTCGGTTGAACGGCAAAGAGCACACTAATGTCGAAGAATATTGCATCAGTGAAGGTTGGGTTAAAATACCTTCTCCAAAAGCGTTGGACCGCCGGGGACAACCTCTGTTAATTACCCTTAAAGGAACGGTTGAAGCGTTTTATAGTTAA
- a CDS encoding energy transducer TonB yields the protein MNKLLLVVVWGVLVGGCAAVPKQSTLTPLNLTAHKEAVDDYWITYRKVAPVYPQQAKNDKISGCVEFSLLIDVNGRAVEPTIIKAFPEGVFDEQAAIAIRKWLWVPTKTNTERQPILTTIQHDFVVRNSQNAKAAYDACKI from the coding sequence ATGAATAAATTATTGTTAGTTGTTGTCTGGGGGGTTCTGGTGGGTGGTTGTGCGGCTGTCCCTAAACAGAGTACCTTGACGCCGCTGAATTTAACCGCACATAAAGAAGCGGTAGATGATTATTGGATTACTTATCGAAAGGTCGCACCCGTGTACCCGCAACAAGCGAAAAATGATAAAATTTCTGGCTGCGTTGAGTTTTCATTGCTTATCGATGTGAACGGCAGGGCAGTGGAGCCTACAATTATCAAAGCGTTCCCCGAAGGGGTGTTTGATGAACAGGCTGCTATTGCGATAAGAAAATGGCTGTGGGTGCCTACAAAAACGAATACTGAGCGTCAGCCTATTTTAACCACTATCCAGCATGACTTCGTGGTTAGAAACTCGCAGAATGCCAAAGCGGCATATGACGCGTGTAAAATCTAA
- a CDS encoding YdiU family protein: MANQLTTDVPKSVYTLEDLATLSDYSLLDNLNCDPDATETGDDYEPRQVFSGHYVPVKPTPIANPIYVAHSEILFAELGFDDSLVHTDEFARLFAGDISNVPSPMRPVGWATGYALSIYGTEYIQQCPFGTGNGYGDGRAVSVLEAVINKKRWEMQLKGGGPTPYCRGGDGRAVLRSSVREFLVQEHMHGLGVPTSRSLCLFVSQSEQVRRPWYSEGSYATNPDMNVSNPVAISTRVAPSFLRVGQLELFARRARVNQHPDALKELEMIVLHLIAREYSNEIDHELAIPEQIVQLAVAFRDRLTTLISHWLRVGYCQGNFNSDNCACGGYTLDYGPFGFVERFDPYYQPWTGGGQHFSFFNQGAAAQTNFDMFCKALQPLLSSTPEALEKLNQINLGFASVMQDKMDNMWASKLGLASYDPQLFEQLITLMVQTSVDYTIFFHELSKIPDDISDLSKSFYNTPTDALSEQWVQWLQNWRSLLNTEEGIQKTAQMMQQVNPKYTWREWLVVPAYQQAGKGDFELVHELQQVLTQPFNEQSSDIESKYYSLKPHAFFDAGGVSHYSCSS; encoded by the coding sequence ATGGCTAACCAACTCACTACTGATGTTCCTAAAAGCGTATACACACTTGAAGATTTGGCAACGTTAAGTGATTACTCCTTACTTGATAATCTAAACTGTGATCCTGATGCCACTGAAACTGGTGACGATTACGAACCAAGACAAGTTTTTTCTGGGCATTATGTGCCCGTTAAACCTACGCCTATTGCTAACCCTATATATGTCGCCCACAGTGAAATACTCTTTGCTGAACTAGGTTTCGACGACAGCCTAGTGCACACAGATGAATTTGCTCGGCTGTTCGCTGGTGACATATCTAACGTACCATCGCCCATGCGCCCAGTTGGCTGGGCCACAGGCTACGCGCTGTCTATTTACGGTACTGAATACATTCAGCAATGCCCATTTGGAACAGGCAACGGTTACGGCGATGGCCGAGCGGTTTCTGTGCTTGAAGCTGTGATTAATAAAAAGCGCTGGGAGATGCAGTTAAAAGGTGGCGGGCCAACCCCTTACTGCCGTGGCGGAGATGGCCGAGCTGTCTTGCGCTCAAGTGTTAGGGAGTTTTTAGTTCAAGAACACATGCATGGCTTGGGTGTGCCAACGTCCCGATCCTTATGTTTGTTTGTCTCGCAATCAGAACAAGTAAGACGGCCTTGGTATTCTGAAGGTTCTTATGCCACAAACCCAGATATGAACGTATCTAACCCTGTGGCGATTTCAACGCGGGTCGCACCCTCGTTTTTAAGAGTGGGTCAACTTGAACTCTTTGCTCGTCGCGCTCGCGTTAATCAACATCCCGACGCGCTAAAAGAGTTAGAGATGATTGTGTTGCATTTGATTGCGCGCGAATACTCAAATGAGATTGACCACGAGCTAGCCATCCCAGAGCAAATCGTGCAACTGGCGGTCGCATTTCGTGACCGATTGACCACGTTGATCAGCCACTGGCTGCGCGTAGGCTACTGCCAAGGCAACTTTAATAGTGATAACTGCGCTTGTGGTGGTTATACACTCGATTATGGTCCTTTTGGTTTCGTCGAGCGTTTTGACCCTTATTACCAACCATGGACGGGTGGGGGGCAACATTTCTCGTTCTTCAATCAAGGGGCGGCAGCACAAACAAATTTTGATATGTTTTGTAAAGCTTTACAACCTTTACTCTCGTCAACTCCCGAAGCGCTAGAAAAATTAAATCAGATAAATCTTGGGTTCGCTTCAGTCATGCAAGATAAAATGGACAATATGTGGGCATCTAAACTTGGCTTGGCGTCTTATGATCCTCAGCTGTTTGAGCAACTGATTACGCTAATGGTACAAACATCTGTCGACTACACCATATTTTTTCATGAACTGTCCAAGATCCCAGACGATATTTCGGACTTGAGCAAAAGCTTCTACAACACTCCAACAGACGCCTTGTCTGAACAATGGGTACAGTGGCTGCAAAATTGGAGAAGTTTGTTAAACACTGAAGAAGGCATTCAAAAAACTGCGCAAATGATGCAACAAGTTAATCCTAAATATACGTGGCGAGAATGGCTAGTTGTGCCTGCTTATCAGCAAGCGGGCAAAGGTGACTTCGAACTTGTTCATGAGTTGCAGCAGGTATTAACACAGCCTTTTAATGAGCAGTCGAGCGATATTGAAAGCAAATACTATAGCTTAAAGCCTCACGCTTTTTTTGACGCCGGTGGGGTGTCGCACTATAGTTGTTCTTCTTAA
- a CDS encoding class I adenylate-forming enzyme family protein yields the protein MSEMPNVKPNFLEEIIYKDNFISFPARIRNIANNFPELNVLTVDGKTRQWKAFMPRINQVSNMLASRGLGRGSKIAILAKSSIEYIEIFLGGLQAGVCIVPLSGMASSEQLKVMIRDSGSKMVFVSKNNQHYIEPFIGSLEAVPTDGYVSLDFSAGAWTPYEPLVSSAPDTAMSVDILPEDPFNLIYSSGTTGVPKGIEQSHSMRNQHVVGFEGLGISSEAITLSSTALYSNTTLVVLLPTLALGGRIVLMPKFEAEAFLKLAEAEKVTHTMLVPVQYQRILDHKNFHNYDLSSFQVKLSTSAPLREGIKQETIDKWPGKLIEVYGLTEGGIGTVLSVTDFPDKLASVGRASDGVELRIIDEQGAELPQGSIGEIVGRSAAMMSGYYKRPDLTNDMLWTCSKGKTYFKSGDIGRFDEDGFLFLLDRKKDMIISGGFNIYAADIEAELVQHNGISDVAVIGIPSEKWGETPLALVVLKEGATETEQSITDWVNNRLGKTQRISGVEFRSTLPRSTIGKIQKRELRDEYVKK from the coding sequence ATGAGCGAAATGCCAAATGTTAAACCAAATTTTTTAGAAGAGATTATCTACAAAGATAACTTTATCTCCTTCCCCGCACGGATTCGAAATATTGCTAATAACTTCCCAGAATTGAACGTTTTAACCGTTGATGGCAAAACTCGTCAATGGAAGGCTTTTATGCCACGTATCAATCAAGTCTCAAATATGTTGGCAAGCCGCGGTTTAGGGCGAGGTAGTAAAATCGCGATCCTTGCTAAAAGTAGTATCGAATATATTGAAATATTCTTGGGCGGGTTGCAAGCCGGTGTATGTATTGTACCTTTATCTGGAATGGCATCTAGCGAGCAGTTAAAAGTCATGATCCGGGATAGTGGCTCTAAAATGGTTTTTGTATCCAAAAATAATCAACATTATATTGAGCCATTTATTGGAAGTCTCGAAGCAGTACCTACAGATGGTTATGTCTCTCTAGACTTTTCGGCAGGGGCATGGACCCCTTATGAACCATTGGTATCCAGTGCGCCTGACACTGCAATGAGTGTCGATATTCTTCCAGAGGATCCGTTTAACCTTATTTATAGTTCTGGTACGACAGGCGTTCCCAAAGGTATCGAACAAAGTCATTCCATGCGTAATCAACATGTGGTGGGTTTTGAAGGGTTAGGCATCTCATCAGAAGCGATTACGCTGAGTTCTACAGCACTTTATTCCAATACGACACTGGTTGTATTGTTGCCAACTCTTGCCCTTGGCGGCCGGATTGTTCTAATGCCAAAGTTTGAAGCTGAAGCGTTTTTAAAACTAGCTGAAGCGGAGAAAGTGACCCATACGATGCTGGTACCAGTTCAATACCAGCGTATTTTGGATCATAAAAATTTCCATAATTACGATTTGAGTAGTTTTCAGGTTAAATTATCGACAAGTGCACCGCTACGAGAAGGAATAAAACAAGAGACGATTGATAAATGGCCAGGCAAGCTTATTGAAGTATATGGTTTGACCGAAGGCGGGATTGGCACAGTGTTATCAGTAACTGATTTTCCTGATAAATTGGCGTCTGTAGGCCGTGCTAGTGACGGCGTTGAACTACGGATAATCGATGAACAGGGAGCAGAATTACCGCAAGGAAGTATTGGCGAAATTGTCGGACGCTCCGCTGCGATGATGAGCGGTTATTATAAACGCCCAGATTTAACCAATGACATGCTTTGGACTTGCTCTAAAGGTAAGACCTACTTTAAAAGTGGCGATATTGGCCGGTTTGATGAAGATGGATTCCTTTTTTTACTGGATCGGAAAAAAGACATGATCATTTCGGGAGGATTTAATATTTATGCTGCTGATATCGAAGCGGAACTTGTTCAACACAATGGGATTTCAGATGTCGCGGTTATTGGTATTCCCAGCGAAAAATGGGGTGAAACGCCACTTGCTTTAGTCGTATTGAAAGAAGGTGCAACTGAAACTGAACAAAGCATTACAGATTGGGTTAATAACCGGTTAGGTAAAACACAACGAATTTCAGGTGTAGAATTTAGAAGTACGCTACCAAGAAGCACGATTGGCAAAATTCAGAAGCGAGAATTAAGGGATGAATATGTCAAGAAATAG